CGTAAACGGTAACCGTTACGGATGAGCCCCACTTGTTGGTAAGATAGGCCACTTTACCTGTTTCGGTTTCTTGTTCCCCGTAATAAGGGTGTCCGTTTTCAAAGAACGAACAAAAAGCCTCTTGCGTTTTTTTGCAGAAAAGATTCGGGTGGGTGTTCTCCGGCAAGGGTAATTGCTCGCATGAAGTATCTTCCCATAAAGGAAGGGATACAGCGGGCGTTTGGATTGGGGCGTTTTCGGGCAAGGCAACCTCGGCCAAAACGGTTTCCGACTGTTGCATTTGGCAAGCAGTTAGGGAAAACAACACAAATAAAAAAATAAGTTTTTTCATAGGGATAGATTTTTTAGTATTTGACGACAAAATAAAAATGCCAAGCAAAAGCAGTGAAAAAAAGCCGCCCGCTAAAAAGAGCAGAAAGAAAAACTATTGGGTAACTTCCGTAGCAAGAAGGCGATATTTATTTTTTGCCAAACTTGTTTAGCGTTAGTTATTTAGCGGAAGAAATCTTATATTTCAACCTTAAAGCGGCAAAACTAACCATATATAATTGTGTAAAAACGGAAATCAGTTTTGTTCTTCTTTCAAATTCTATATCATAGATTTCGGTGCCGAGGGTAAAACAAACTAGCACCAAAAAAAACGAAATGCCCAGGGTGATGGGAAAGTTTTTTCGTACCCAATTCGCGGGAAAGCACGCGTGTATCAAGAAGAGTCCTACCCCTATCAAAAATAATACTGTATTTTGCGAAGGCGTAAGACACGCAAAAAATGCCACCACATATCCGGCACAAAATAAACTCGTAGCATACAATAAAAATTTATTAATAGTAACCACGTGAGAAGGGTTTTGTTCGGCGTTTACGGAAGGCTGTGCGTATTTATCGTGCAAATACATACCCGACGGGGGAATAGGGAAACCGTCCGGCCCTTGCTCGTGGGTAGAATCTTGCTTAGAATGATTCAATAGTTTATCCATTTTAGGGCGTGATTTTTTCGGTTTTTTGAAATAATGATAAATAAAATACACCGTGGCAATTGCAAGCCAAAGCCCTACCCATAACGAAGTAGTGGCACTTATATTGTTCATATTAATAAATGACAGTACCTACTTCTTCCCCGCAGAGGGCTTTTTGAATATTCCCTTTTTTGTGCAAGTTGAATACCTGTACGGGTACTTTATTTTCCAAACACAGGGCCAAGGCGGCGGTATCCATAAATTGGAGTTGTTTGGAAATGGCTTCCGCATAGGTAATGCGGCTGATGAGTTTGGCATCGGGGTTTTTGCGCGGGTCGCTGTCGTACACGCCGTCCACTTGCGTGGCTTTTAACAGGACATCTGCATTGATTTCCGAGGCACGCAACGCGGCGGCACTATCGGTTGTAAAGAAGGGGTTTCCCGTACCGCCCGCAAAAATAACAATGCGTCCTTTTTCCAAATGGCGCAAGGCCTTGCGGCGCACAAAGGGTTCGGCCAGTTGATAAATGTTGATAGAGGTAAGCACGCGGGTAGGTACGCCGGCTTCTTCAATGGCAGATTGCAAGGCTATTGCATTGATGACAGTGGCAAGCATACCCATACTGTCCGAGTTTACCCGGTCGATTACCCCGCCGCCGTCGCGCACGCCGCGCCACACATTTCCGCCGCCGATAACAATGGTTAACTCACAGCAGCTTTTTTTGTAAGCGTCTGCAATTTCTTCGGCGATTTCTTTAAGGGCTTGAGGGTTGATTCCGCGTTGGCCTTCGTTAATCAAGGCTTCTCCGGAAAGTTTTAATAATACTCTTTTCTTTTTAGGTTGCAGGCAGGTGGCAGGCATGGGTAATCTCCTTCTTTAGCAAAAGTATATTTAAGTTATTTTACCACAAAACGAGTGGCTTTTTCTTCTGCTTGCGCGGTGGCACACAGGCACAAAAAAAAGCCCCTCTTGTGAGGGGCTC
Above is a genomic segment from Elusimicrobium sp. containing:
- a CDS encoding UMP kinase; amino-acid sequence: MPATCLQPKKKRVLLKLSGEALINEGQRGINPQALKEIAEEIADAYKKSCCELTIVIGGGNVWRGVRDGGGVIDRVNSDSMGMLATVINAIALQSAIEEAGVPTRVLTSINIYQLAEPFVRRKALRHLEKGRIVIFAGGTGNPFFTTDSAAALRASEINADVLLKATQVDGVYDSDPRKNPDAKLISRITYAEAISKQLQFMDTAALALCLENKVPVQVFNLHKKGNIQKALCGEEVGTVIY